The stretch of DNA ATCGGTacgtttttattatgttattcgAAACTAAATTATTGTAAGAtacttattttttgtttttcatttatttatcagtgggaggctcctttgcacaggatcccggctagattatgggtaccacaacggcgactatttctgccgtgaagcagtaacgtgtaaacattacctactgtgtttcgttctgaagggtgcaggagctagtgaaattactggtcaaatgagacttaacatcttatgtctcaaagtgacgagcacaatagtagtgccgctcagaatttttgggattttcaagaatcctgagcggcactgcattgttatgggcaggacgtatcaattatcatcagctgaatgttctcctcgtctcgttccgtattttcataaaaaaaaatatcatattattgaaatttcagTATTTACAAAACTATCACTATAAAACATATCTACCTAAAAAACATTTAGCATCTAATCATTAATAATGCAGTCGTCACTACTTTATCTATTAACTAACTTAAAAGCAGTGTGTTAACGTTGAATTTaaccattaataatattatatgtaaccGCAATTCAATTCTACCTATTACTTCGCATAGCCATGACTAGATGACGCTAGTAGTGAAatgtacaatagttttaaaacacattattggtatttattgtaaactagctgacccgacagaccttgctctgtatataataaataaataatgtttttatttgaatttgtcaataatatatcataacatcaataataccttcataaaatatgcaccttgctgtcgtaatgaaattgtttcacagcagaactgccaaacagtgcgtcaataaattctctcatagaaattatgtatgggcacatcaaaggaaaaacaaatttgttgtttttaattaatttagcagcaatttcctatttattcaccttttaaaccttccctggactcccacaaataattcaagaccaaaattagccaaatcggtcctgccgttctcgagttttagcgagactaacgaacagcaattcatttatatatgtgTTAGTACTTAATTAAAGACCAAATAACTTAACGTTCCACCTAAAGCGAACCTGTAGTGGATTAATTTTAGTGTAGTACTGAAATTTCattccctttcaccccctccGGCTTCCTTCACAGTGGAAATATTGTTAGTCTCAAAAAGTAAAGTCAAATTAAGTTTGTAAGTAAATTAGGTAATAATGTAGTTGTTTAATAGCTAAACCTGTAATCTGTTAATGTAATGTGTTAAGAGTTTTAAAGGAGAATAACCAAATTGAAACTtgtatatttatcaatattaaagatTATAGTAGGATTTATTACGGGTACAATGAGATAAAAAGAGGAGTTGTAGCTAGTGGACAAAgtctacaaatattatttaaagctaTGAAATAGTTTTTATGAGAACCGAGTTACTAATCGATTTTGTCATTACAAAGACAAATACTTACAGAAATATGTCAAACACAACTTATCCACATGAACGATATTctagtaatttttttgttttcagtttccTAAACCATCAGCTATCGTATTCATAAAggtattcatttatttcatattgttTGTCGACTCGATGTGGCTGATAGTAAAATCTCAAATCTATATCATCTGTCGGCTGTCAATGTAACTTCTGtcatagtttttgactttgacatataagattttattaacTTGTGATTTGCAAACGCTTGTTAGATGTATTGGTGTAactgttattataaattttatgagtAAAAGTAGAATGTGAggatgttaattaataaaattattaaaattaatattgtttcctTTTCATTCTTTTTAAGATTTCTTTTGATTAGAGATTCTGGTGAACTGAGAACCTCTTTCTTTGTTGAAGCTAGTTATGGTCGtggtcgtggaaatctttgggggaggcctttgtccagcagtggacgtcttccggctgatgatgatgatgatgatacaaacATTTAGTGTCTTAGTCAGTAGTATGCAAAGAAGTGTCAATATCAAGATGTACATGTAATTAACTGTTCAAAATAAGTCGTATGTATGTCCATAACAGATTATACTCTAGTCAACGGAACATTACAGAATGGATAATTATAATCTGCATTACACTTCCTTTTCgaaatttgataaatattatcTTGTCTTACTTCGAATTAAAATAAACTGCGTActgattattataaattattatacgtTTAAAATTGGTGactgtttatgttttgtttgaattttaaatgtcACATGTTTTTAGTTAACGAGAGGTTTTGTATCATATCACAGTGTTTTTCACGTTCCAAAAATACACACTCGTATTTATTAAAATCCTCCAGTTATCTACGCTACTATAATGTGGTCGAATATTTTGCTGgccgtaataattattattttaatactcttTACGGGTTTGTTTTGTTGTTGTGCGTGTGTTATTCTGCTTCGGTTTCTACTTGAGCCTGCCGTCGCTTTATGTAATTGTACCACAAGGCTAGATGGCAAAACAGCGTTGGTGACAGGTGGTAACTCTGGCATTGGCTTCGAAACAGCAAAAGATTTAGCAAAGCGAGGTGCCAGGGTAATAATTGCAGACATTAACAACGCTGAAACAGCTGTTGCAAATATTACTCAGTCCACTGACAATCCAAACGTGCAATACATGCATATAGATCTATCTAAATTCAGCAATATACGATTGTTTGCTGATAAATTTAACAAGACTTTGGATCAATTAGATATTCTCGTAAACAAGGCGGGTTGTCTTATGATTAAGAAATACACAACAGACGACGGGATGGATTTAACAATGCAAGTCAACTATCTCGGACCCTTCCTGATTAGTCATGGAGAAATTATTGAAATCACCTCAATGTAGAATAGTTAATGTAACTTCAGTTGTTTATACAATAGGGAGTGTGGATTTTTAAGATTTGTCGGGAAGTCGGACGAGGAATTTCCTTTTAAGATACGCGAATAGTAAACTGTGTATGTCTTTGTGGACGAAGGCATTGGCGAGAAATTTTCCATCGAATGTATCAGCGTTTTATGTGCATCCAGGAATGGTGATATCAAATATACTAGTGGATCGAAAGTCAGTCCGCGGTCGGATTATTGCAGCTACTTTGGGTCGTTGTTACAGAAGCTGTTTCGAAGGCGCCCAAACAACAATACACTGCTGTGTTGCTCCAGGTTTGGAGAAAAACTCaggaagttatttttttaattgccaCATCCAGgataaaatgaaaatacaaaatgAGGATGATCTTGTAGAAAGGCTTTGGGTTCAGACGAATTTATATTTGAACAATCACGAAGGCTCAAGCCAAACTTGTGAAAGTGTTAAAATTAgttgaatatttataattgttttcaCTGTAcgtttcttctttatttttgcTAAACTAATTTGCTGAATATAAGAGCGtgacaaataaaataacaattattcatTTAGACAAGCTTTTTAGGAAACGCACACTTTTACCTTTGATGTTTCTTTCAGcagatatttcttttaatttttaatactgaataaatattgtattaaattttgctTTAAATTGGGTTTTTGTCAGGTAAAGTACCTGACAAAAAGACACTTTAACAACATCTGTATTGTAGATGGGTAGGCAGAAAATAAGGACTTCCACGATTGTGACATATTAGCCTAGCTTCTTCCACTAGCACAAACCTTTCACATGTTCTCTCTTATTGTTGAAATCTTTAATCTTACTCTTGGACTCCTTTACATACATCCTGATCGTGGGATGTAAGCTTCCGTCGTACCTTCTCAAACGTTATCGACCTTAGCTCTGTTTGTGCAGTCAATCTACTTATATCATCATGTTCATGAACCACACCAAAATTGTCTTACCAATAATTGTTTCTGTTCTGTTAGGTACTCCATACATTTTCTTacgttattgtttttaaatatgtcTTCAAATTAACAGCACATTTTCTaggcaaaaatatttactaaagatAAAAggtatcaaataaaattacaaaagacAAACagatatatttaacaattttttttctttaaataaaccGTTGTGTTTCTGCTTAAGCCTGTGTTGTCGATAGGGTGGCTGATTCTGagaatgaatgaattataacaaactcatattaattaatatttatgttttaattaaaaaagtgaTCAAGAAGTCAATAAGATAGGCTTCTTAGGCGGAAGAAGCCTGTGTCCAAAAATACgcttaaaaatatcattaattttttaattatatttgctAAGCTAATGTGTACATTAATATGTAATGGGTTACATTTCTTACAAATTTTCCATGTTCATTTCATTCGATgcaattataaatattcgatgtaaataaatgttttgaaaacaactattattattatctacgtTTGTTACTTTCTATGAGAAAAGCTATTGGCAAGATGAGCGAATCCTGATCTTACCTGAGGGTAAGTGATActcctgtccattacaatgcagtgtcgcgcAAGATTCTTGATTGCACTCAAATCCTGATGGTCtaagagcccgtggaccccagacctacgttattttataaaagctgaaagttttgtcagcgcatgctcccaacacaggtaagaacgatggaccattatggagtttgggttacagtggctttggcagttaaacggtactaaaggtgtgtaaaataccgatctaaatactaAAGTCataaaaacaattcaaataataaagtgcgatttttcggtatcaccttcagaatattattaaaaatcacattattcattgccagacacttaATATCGTgacaaccccttgccagacatccttaatgttcatgaaattataatttcacttacgtcatagtataaaagctgatttttatatttttttttatgataaggataaattaataattatcatgCCTGTTGTATATAGGCTGcatcaacaaaataaaattcattgtttgtataaGGCTTCGCGGACATTATGACTGTCATAATTATTTGTAATCGCATACAACTTAAACAATGattaattaactataacaggtcgacctggcactacaagcagcacccgttcacgagttgaagCATGAActagccatcgttcccttcgcataTGTTTGAGTGAAGAAGACGACCCGAGAGGGTGGTAAACAAACAGGGTGATACGCCTGGAAAACAAACCTCACTttgggaaatgtttgaacctgaaTATCTTTTGATCccgaattttatttatttacggtgtgtggaTGATCCAGCTACtgcactcaataacttttgtattatttttatatttacttttttgacttacgtaaggcattgactatttgacgtttgagtatgtttgttgcattactttacacattatattgtgattgaaatgatttgtaaatcgatgaaagtgtaaaacttgatataaaagagtgccaatgagtttgttgctacttcttctcattagctctaCCTTTTACGaggtagcggtagattcaataagaaaaaattttttttgacattcataagtgtcacttcTATGTGATTCATGTGGAATGATTGAGGATGTTGAATgaatgtgtccgatttcagtctagtagagacGAAATTGTAGGACTTATGCGTTTGAACAGATTTGGTACGGGCATGTTttacgatttaagaactttatttctcagaagaatattacaatattcacttatagagaaaataatatattctaattactatataatatgtgagccgtgagaatataacaatatcttagataatatatCGATTATTTCTCTtgtttaactataaatattaacaaagtaagtaaagtggaaaaaaaacagtaaacacaCACCAGATGAAACACcttaaaagaaataactatacaaattataatctaaagaacattcataaataagttACCTACACTACACTAATGAATATCAACTAAAGACACAATACTGAATACAATAATACAAAAACTTTAGTGAATTACGCGATCGAGCGGCGCAATGCGCATGCGCAGACCGTCACAcgcaatttgtaaatattataaagctgtaaCTACACTGCAGCAACAATTagtcattaatttatttttaaaccgtaaatattttttatttatatttttatatatttttttaaatgtgttcttttaatatttttttaaaagtatttaagcttttgttttctttaatatCTTTGGGGAGGCTGTTGTAAAGTTTCGCCTCTTCAAACATGATGTTCTTTTTTCCGTAATTAGTTCTgggtgtttttatataaatattatttgcttgTCGAGTTATCCTTTTTTGTATTTGGAATGTTTTTGTAAATGTCACTTGGGAATGTATCTCTTTAGATAGAATTTTCCTAATAAGAACACACGTTTTATACTTATAGAGTTGAGAAATATTCATGATTTCGGTATCTTGGTAAATTTTTGCGGATGGTGTTAAGAAATTATATCGGAACagtgatttaataattttaatttgtgctATCTGTAGCGGTTGTAAATTAGTCTTTGACGCAGTTCCCAaaacttcaattaaataatctaagtgAGACTTGACCATAGAATTATAAATAGTGAAGTGCACTTGCCTTGGGAAGCATCATGCAATGCCACGTGCTGCACCAGTAAGTGATGTTAACTTTTTACGGATATATTCTGTATGCGGTTTCCATGTTAGTTTGCTATCAAGTATCAGaccgaaatatttttattttatttattttgtttattatttcaccaTTGATGGTTAGGTTATTATGGCttccaatttttttgtttttagctgtgaataatatgtatttttgttttgaatgtATTTATAGTAAGTAAGTTACATTGTAGCCAGGTGTGTAGTAGATCCAAATCATGTTGTGCTTGTTCTATTATTGTTGTTATAGTATTACCAAAGTAAAATACACTTGTATCATCAGCATAGAGCGTGATATCTAATATATCCATTTAGTCCGATTTTATGTATGTCATTTATATAGACTAGAAATAATAATGGGCCGAGAATagagccctgaggaacgccacatGTGATGAGTTGGGGTAAACTCTCAACTCCATTTTAACTATTTGATATCGGTTTGTCAGATACgatttgaacattttaaatgCAGAACCAGAAACaccaatgttttttaattttgtaagaaCGATTTCGTGGCTTACtgtgtcaaatgctttttttaaGTCTATGAATATTcctaatgatattttcttttgatcAATGCcaagtttaatttttgttactaagtCAATTGTTGCTGCAAGAGTATTAGATTTAGAACGAAATCCATAAtgttttttgaaaagaaaacttgTAGATGTAAGAAATCCATTGAGtcaattatgtaatattttctcaaatatttttgataagatAGGAAGCACAGATATTGGACGGCACTGGGATCCATTTTGTCACCGGACTTGTAAATAGGAATGTCTTTCCAGGGTATCTGGAAACTTCCCTTCATTTAGGCATCTATTGATGCAGTGAGCTAATTTTTCAGCTATAACGTCTTTTACACATTTGATCACTTTTGTACTCATGCCGTCTATGCCAGTGCTAGTGTTTGTAGCAAGGTTGTCAATAATTTTGACTACTTCTTCTGTAGTGGCAGGATACAGATAAGATagtctaattttatatttattgtacatTGTTTAAGAAAATCATAGGTTCTTTACATTGTTTTGAGTTTAGAATTTTATTGGCAAGTTCAATGCCTATttagagaaaaataaattaaagcatTCACATATTTCTTTTGATTTAGTGATTTGACCTGAATATGTGTTTAGTTTTaaaggaatatattttttaatcttgtTATTAGCCAAACTATTTATCAGTTGCCATATTTTCGTGGAGTTTTTCTCACATTTCTTAAAagctttgaaataatattgacttttagtttgttgaatatttttatggacTAGACTCTTTTGCTGCACAAACTCTattttaagtatgtatgtattgtatgtttgtaaatatacttgcccttcctgcatctaaggatgccataagtctgtttgaatccataagtcttatttgttgaagaacttaacttatttttttagtttttgttaagttaaacattttgtttttcttttgttttagagTTTAtttacttagattataatggagctgacatgtatatacatataaaaccccctaaagaaataataaaaaaaaaaacaaagtttgccgggtcagcacttataattacataaatacaataatataaagtcCCGTTTTTACACAGAATTACACAACCCTAAATATTATCTTATCTTACCTCGAACTATAATAATCAACACACTCAAAAGttgcaaattattatttatttatattaaggtGGTAGTTTATGTTGTTATCTAATTTAAATGTCACGAATTTTCtgttaaaaattaatgaatacttttGTATCATATCACAGTGTTTCGCTCGTGCCGAAAATACACGTTATGTAATAAATTCTTCAGTTATATACACTGTTGATACGATGTGGACGAATATTTTGCTTTCCGTcctagttataattttaataatttttgcgGTTTACTTTTGCTGCTGTGTGAGTGCTGCACTAATTCGGTTTATACTTGAGCCTACCATCGCTTTATGTAATTGTACCACCAGGCTAGATGGCAAAACAGCTTTGGTGACAGGTGGTAACTCTGGCATTGGCTTCGAGACAGCAAAATATTTAGCAAAGCGAGGCGCCAGGGTAATAATTGCAGACATTAACAACGCCGAAACAACTGTTGCTAATATTATTCAGTCCACTGATAATCCAAACGTACAATACATTCATATAGATCTATCTAAATTCAGCAGCATACGATTGTTTGCTGATAAATTTAACAAGACTGTTGATCAATTAGATATTCTTGTAAATAATGCGGGTTGTCTTATGATTAAGAAATACACAACAGAAGACGGGATGGATTTAATAATGCAAGTCAACTACCTCGGACCGTTTCTTATGACAAAATTAATCATGGAGAAATTATTGAAATCACCTCAATGTAGAATCGTTAATGTAACTTCAGGTGTTTATACAAAAGCGAGTGTGGATTTTGAAGATTTGTCGGGAAGTCGGACGAGTTATTTCTTTTTTAGATACGCGAATAGTAAACTGTGTGTATCTTTGTGGACCAAGGCATTGGCGAGACATTTTCCATCGAATGTATCAGCGTTTTATGTGCATCCAGGAATGGTGATATCAAATATACTGTTGGATCCAAAGTCAGTTGGCGGTCGATTTATCAACGCTACTTTTTGTCGTTATTACAGAAACTGTTTCGAAGGTGCACAAACAACAATACACTGCTGTGTTGCTCCAGGGTTGGATAAATACTCTGGAAGCTACTTCTCCAACTGCAAACTCCAGGATAAAGCAAAATTACGGAATGAGGAGGATCTAGTGGAAAAACTTTGGGTGCAGACGAATTTATTTCTGAACAATTACGAAGAGTTCAATCAAACTTGAGAAAGTGTTAAAGCTAGTTACCTAAATACGTAAAATATGTTTACTGTAAGTTATTTTTTCATACTTGCTAAgctaatacaca from Leptidea sinapis chromosome 19, ilLepSina1.1, whole genome shotgun sequence encodes:
- the LOC126969689 gene encoding retinol dehydrogenase 12-like, producing the protein MYMLDGKTALVTGGNSGIGFETAKDLAKRGARVIIADINNAETAVANITQSTDNPNVQYMHIDLSKFSNIRLFADKFNKTLDQLDILVNKAVMEKLLKSPQCRIVNVTSVVYTIGSKVPDKKTL